The Streptomyces sp. NBC_00510 genomic interval CTGCAGATCGCGATGCTGGCCGCCGAGGGCCTGTCCAACAAGGAGATCGGCGCACGGCTCTACGTGTCCCACCGGACGGTCAGCACCCACCTGACGCGGATCTTCCCCAAGCTCGGCGTCACCTCGCGCAGCCAGCTGGCCCGCTTCTTCCCACCGGGGTCCTGAAGCCGGACGGGGCACCGGTCACGCGGCGGCCCGCCCGGTCAGGCCGTCGCCCCCCTCGCCCCTGATGAGGTCGGCCGCCCGTTCCGCGACGGCCAGCACGGTCGCGTTGGGGTGCGCGGACACCGCGGACGGCATCACCGACGCGTCGGCGACCCGCAGCCCGGACACCCCGTTCACCCGCAGCTCGGGGTCGACGACGGCATGGTCGTCGGACCCCATGCGGCAGGTGCCCCCCGGGTGGTAGAAACTGCCGACGCTGCGCCGTACGTAGTCCTCCAGGAGTCCGTGGCTGAACGCGGCGGGCCCCGGCAGGACCTCCTCCTTCCGCCATACCTTCAGCACCTGCTCGCTGCCGATCTCCTGGGCCATGCGCACCCCCCTGATCAGGCTCTCCACGTCGGAACGCGCGGACAGGAAGTTCGGGTCGACCAGCGGCGCGGAGCGCGGGTCGGCCCCGGCCAGCCGGACCGAGCCCCGGCTGCGGGGCGTCATCAGGCCCACCACGAAGCTGTAGCCGTTCTCCGCGCCCTCCAGCGGCGGCGGCACGTACGGCGCGCACAGGAACAGCACCTGGATGTCGGGGGCGGTGTCGGCATGGGTGCTGCACAGGGCCGCGGCGGCGTCGAACGCGGGGCCCGTCGGCGTGGGCACCGTCCGGGCCGCGGAGAAGTTGACGACCGTGACGGGGTGGTCGTGCAGATTGCTCCCGACCTCGCGGAGGTCCGCCTCCACGCCGATGCCGTGGGACCGCAGCTCGTCGGGCGGCCCGACGCCCGAGAGCATGAGCAGGTGCGGCGAGCCGACCGCGCCGGCGGTGAGGACGACCTCCAGGTTGGCCTCGGCCCGTTCGAGCACCCCGTCACGGCTGTACTCCACGCCCGTGCACCGCCCGTGGTGCAGCAGGAGCCGGTGGACCTGCGCCCCGGTGACCACGGTCAGGCCCGGCCGGTGCAGCACCGGCCGCAGGTAGGCGTCGGCGGCGCTCTGCCGGGCCCCGTCGACGATGTTCAGGTCCAGCCACCCGCCGCCCTGCTGGTGGCGGCCGTTGAGGTCGGTGCTGATGGGGTGACCCGCCGCCTGAACGGCGCTGAGGCACGCGGGGGACAGCGGGTGGACCCGGTGCGGCGGCGCGACCCGCATGGGGCCCTCGGTGCCGCGGAACTCCGGGTCGCGCCCCGCCGCCCGCTCGCTGCGGCGCAGGTAGGGCAGCAGGGTGCCGAAGTTCCAGCCGGTCGCGCCGGCCTTCTCCCACGCGTCGTAGCCGGCCCGGTGCCCCCGCAGGTGGACCATGGCGTTGATGCTGCTCGATCCGCCCAGCGCCTTCCCGCGCGGATAGGGCAGCACGGCGCTGCCGGCCCCGCGCTGCGCCACGGTCCGGTCGCCCCAGTCCATCCCGCTGCCGATCAACCGCATCCACCGCGGCGGCGCGGCCGAGCGCTTCGCCGCCCGGGCCGGCCCCGCCTCGAGGAGCAGCACCCGGGCCCGCCCGTCCTCCGAGAGCCGCGCGGCGAGCACGCACCCCGCGGTCCCGCCACCGACGACGATGTAGTCGTATGCCGTCATCCCAGACCTCCGAGTCGACCCGTCCGCGGTCGCCCGGCCCCCGGCCGCGGACACAGCAAAAACTAGGGCGAAAGCCGCCGAAAGGCGTCCGTCAAGCTACGTAACGGCGGTCCGCCGCGCGCCCGGCCATGCGTACCGCCGTACGTCATCGCCGCGCCCGGCGCCCCGGTCACGGCCCATGCGTGACGGAAGGTGTCCGTTACGTCACCTATAGGTGGTATGCGTACGATGGGAAAGGTTCGAGGCGGGGGCCACCCGGCCCGGGCGAGGTCGCCGGAACCCCGGACCCGCCGACGGGCGGCGAGGAGCAAGGGTGACGGTTCAGGACAGGGATCGGCGCAGTCGCCGGATGCTGGCGGGCCTGCTGGCCGAAAGCCACTTGATGGCCCTGGAACAGTTGCCGGCGAAGGTGGCCGAGCACGCGGAACCCGCCGGCCTCGCCCACGTCACGATCTACCTCTCCGACCTCCAGCGCCATGTGCTGCGCAACCTCGCCGAGGAGGGGGCGGGCGAGTGCGGCCACCGCAACCACAGCTCAGAGTTGCGGATCGAGGGCACGGTGCCCGGCCGCGCCTTCCAGTACGGCCGGCTGCTCCCCGCTGTCTCCGCGTGCCCCGGCAAGTGCCGCTGGTGGGCACCCCTGCTGGGCGGTTCCGAGCGGCTGGGCCTGCTCCGCGTCACCACCGAGGGGGACGACGACCGCACCCGCGAGGACGTGCAGTCGCTGGCCGACGCGGTGGCGCTCATCGTCACCGCCAAGCGCGACTACAGCGACGCGTACGCCCGCACGGTGCGCACCGAGACCATGAACGTGGCCGCCGAGATGCAGTGGCGCCTGCTGCCACCCCGTTCGTACTCGGACGGCCGGGTCGTCATCTCCGCGGCGCTGGAACCCGCCTACCGGGTCGGAGGCGACGCCTTCGACTACGCGCTCGACGGCCCGCTGGTCCATCTGTCGATCTTCGACGCGATGGGGCACGACACGGCGGCCGGCCTGACCGCGAGCCTCGCCATGGGCGCGAGCCGCAACGCCCGCCGCCGCCACGCGGAACTGGTCGAGGTCACCGAGGAGATCGAGAAGGTGCTGGTCGAGCAGTTCGAGGGGACGCGCTACGCCACCGGCGTCGTCGCCCGGCTCGACACGGGCACCGGTCTTTTCGAATGGGTCAACCGCGGCCACCACCCGCCGATCCTCATCCGGGGCGGGCGCTGGGTCGCCGAACTCGCCTGCTCGCCCGGCGACCCCATGGGCCTGGGACTGGGCGTGGCACCGCAGGTGTGCCGTGAGCAACTGGAGCCGGGCGACCGCCTCGTGTTCTACACCGACGGCATCCCGGAGGCCCGTACCACCACCGGCGGGGAGTTCGGGCTCTCCGGATTCCTGGACTTCCTCATCCGCCACCACGCCGACCGGTTGCCCCTCCCCGAGACCCTGTGCCGTCTCATGCGCCGGGTCTCGGACCACCAGGTCGGCGAATTCCAGGACGACGCGACCGTGCTGTTCTGCGCATGGCTGGGCTGCTCCCCGGACAGCACCGAACGGGCGGCGGCCGTCGCCGGGGTACCGCTGCCGTTGCGCCCGACGGACGGAGCCCCGGACCCGGTCCCCGCGATCGGCGGTGAACTCCCCGGACCCGCCGACGTCATGGCGCAGGACCGGCGCTCCTGACCGGGCACCCCGGAGTCGGTCGTCCAGGGCGAGCCTTCACGAAATCTTTCCCGTCGCCCCGGCCCGGACCATGCGTCACGGGGCAAACGCACGGCAACGACATGCTGCTGAACGGCGAACGCGGCCGAACCGGGCCCACGAGGGGGCGTCCATGCGAGCACTCACGGAACACCTGTCCCTGCGGCTGATCATCGGGACCCGGCGGTTCCTCGATCTGTCGGCGGACTGCCGGTACCGTTCCGACGACCCCTACATCGTGCGGATGCGCTTCGGCCACGGCGACGGTGCCGACGAGGCGGAGTGGGTGCTCTCCCGCGAGCTGCTGTTGGCCGGGCTCGCGGCCTCCGCCGGGGACGGCGACGTGCACGTCGAACCCGGCGACCACGCCCACACCCTGATCACCCTCGCGGCCCCCGGCGGCACGGCCGTCCTGCAGGTCGCCACAGGTGAACTCGCCCGGTTCCTGGCCGCGACCGCGGAACTCGTCCCGCTCGGCACCGAGGGCGGCCACATCGACTGGGACGCCTGCATCGCAGGGCTCCTCTCGGCCTGAGGCGTTCCTCAGGGAGCGGGCACGCCCATCGGGTTCGGGTACGGCAGCGCCCCCGCGCAGGCCCGCGCCGCAGCGGACAGCACGGTGACCAGGCGCTCGACGGCCTCGGGTGCCGAGGCTTCCCAGGGCCGCCCGGCGGCGCGGTCGGTGGCCTCCTCCAGCGCGCGGTGGGCCTCCCGCCCCGCGGCGGTCGCGGCGCCGTCCGCGCCGAGCAGGCCGAGGGCGGTGAGACGGGCCGCTGCGCCGGCCCACTGCTCGTCGGTCCACCCGCGGTGCGGCTGCAGTTCCGTACGCGGCAGGTCGATGCCCGTGCGCAGCACCAGCGCCTCGCACCCGTCCAGCCCGGCCGCGACGAGCGCCGCGACATGACCGTCCCCGCGGTGCTCGCGCAGCAGCGTGGCCTGGTGCCAGAGCGCGTCGACCGGGTCGCCGGGGAAGGGGAGCGCCGTATTCGCGGCGGCGAGCACCCGCCCCGCGACGTCGAGGCCGGCGACGACCGGAGCCAGCAGGTCCACCGCCTCCGCCACCGCCGTCTCCTGCCCCGCCAGCAGCCGCCGCAGCGCGGCGCCCGCACCGCGCCGCCGCGCCTCCAAGGCGCGCTCGGGCGGGGCGAGTGCCCACACGCCGGGCAGCGCGCGGGCCACCATGGCGGGCGCGAAGCCGAAGAAGGCGGCCACGACGGGCTCCGGGCCCACCGGGCCGAGGGGGGCCGCGCGACCGGCGAAGTAACCGCGCCAGTAACCTCGCAGCCCCGCGTCCTCGTACGCGGCGCGTGCCTCGGGCGTGAAGTAGGTGACGGCGTGCACCGGTTCGGCGAGCCGCCACATGCGCCGGGCGGTGACGGCGGCCTCCGAGGGCGTCACGATCCGGCTCACCGGACGCCTCCGCCCCGTACCTCGGCGACCAGGTCGCCGGCGACGTCCGTGCGGGCTTCGATCGCCCGCAGGACGGCCACCATGTCCGCGCGTCCGTCGCCCTGTTCCACGGTCTCGTCGAAGAGGGCGTGGCAGACGTCCAGCAGCGGCGAGGCCAGGCCGGACGCGCGGGCCGCCTCGGCGATGAGGCGGTTGTTGTGCAGCACGTCCGCCGCGGCGGCCTGCGCGGAGAAGTCGCGCTCCCTCAGCTTGGGCGCCTTCATCCGCGACACGGCGCTGGCCATGGGCCCGGCGTCCAGGACGGAGAGGAACTGCCCGGTGTCCAGGCCCTGCCGCTCCGCGAAGTGGAACGCCTCGGTGAGCCCGGTGACCATCGTGATCAGGAAGAGGTTGACCGAAAGCTTCATCAGCAGCGCGCCGGGCACCGGACCGCAGGCGAAGGACTCCCGGGACATCGGCGCGAGCAGCGGCCGCACTTCCTCCACCGCCGCGGGATCCCCGGCGAGCATCGCCACGAGCTGCCCCGCCTCGGCGGGCTTGCGGGAGCCGGAGACGGGAGCCTCGACATAGCGGCCGCCCGCCGCGCGGACGGCGGCCTCCAGCCCGCGCGAGTACGCGGGCGAGGTGGTGCCCATGTGGACGACGACGTGCCCGGCCACACGCGCGGCGAAGTCCGGGGTGCCGCGACCGAGGACGGCGTCGACGGCGGCGCCGTCGGCGAGCATCAGAACCACCACGCGGGCCCGGTCGAAGACCTCGCCGGGCCCGTCCGCGACCTCGGCCCCGGCCGCGCGCAGCGGGGCGCACCGGGCGGCGGTGCGGTTCCAGACCACCAGCGGCGTCCCCGAACCGGCCAGACGGAGCGCCATGGGCTGCCCCATGATCCCCAGGCCGATGAATCCCACGTCCACTGCCCACCGCCGTCCCGGCCGTCCGACCGCTCGACCCGCGCGTTATGACGGCTGTCATACACGCTATGACAGCGGTCATAATAGACCCCGGCGCCGGACGCCGGCCCGCGTGCGCGAACTGCGTCGCCGGGCCGGCGCGCACCGGGGCAGGGCCGCCACCCCTTGCGCGGGCGGGCAGAAGGGCAGACGGTGGGAGGTCGGCGATGACCGGTTCCGAGCGGGGTCCCCGCGAGCGCATGGTCTTCAGCGCCGCACAGCTGATCCGCCGCGGCGGCGTCACGGCGACGGGCATGCGCGAGGTCGCCGCCCACGCGCAGGCGCCCCGCGGGTCGCTGCAGTACTACTTCCCTGGCGGCAAGGAACAGATGGTCAACGAGGCCGTCGGCTGGGCCGGCCGCTACGCCGGCAACCGCGTGGCCCGCTTCCTCGCCGCCCTGCCCGAGCCGACTCCCGGCGGGCTGTTCACCGCCATGGTCGGCCAGTGGACGGACGAGTTCCTGACCTCCGGCTACGACGCCGGCTGCCCCGTCGCGGCCGCCACGGTCGACTGCGCCGGGACCTCCGAGGCCACCCGTACCGCGGCGGCCGCCGCCTTCGCGACCTGGACCGGGCCCGTCGCCGGGGCACTGGAGGAGATGGGTGTGCCGGCCGGGCGGGCGGCGTCGCTGGCGACGCTGATGATCAGCGCCGTCGAGGGCGCCGTCGTCATCGCCAGGGCGGAGCGCGACGTACGCGCCCTGACCACCGTGGCCCGTGAACTCGGCCCGCTGCTGGACGCCTCCGTGGCACCGGAGCGCTGAGCCGTCTCGACGCGCCGGGACTCCGCCCCGGCACTACGGTTTGACCAACGGCGTACTCATCCCGGTCGGGGTCGGGCTTGGGTATGGGCAACCCCGGAACCCTGCGTTCCCCTGGAGCGAGAAGGACTCAGGATCATGCCGTATGCAACAGCGAAGGACGGGACCCAGATCTTCTTCAAGGACTGGGGGACCGGGCAACCCGTCGTGTTCTCCCACGGATGGCCGCTGACCGCGGACGCCTGGGACCCGCAGTTGAAGTGGATGGTGGACCACGGTTTCCGGGGCGTCGCCCACGACCGTCGTGGCGGTGGGCGTTCCGGTCAGCCCTGGGAGGGCAACGACCTCGACACCTACGCCGACGACCTGGCGGCCGTGATCGAGGAACTCGACCTGCGCGACGTCATCCTGGTCGGGCACTCGACCGGTGGCGGCGAGGTCACCCGCTACATGGGCCGGCACGGGACGGGCAGGGTCGCCAAGGCGGTGCTGGTGGGCGCGATCCCCCCGCTGATGCTGAAGACGCAGGCCAATCCCGAGGGCCTTCCGATCGAGGTCTTCGACGAGATCCGCGAGGGCGTGGCCACGGACAGGTCCCAGTTCTACAGGGACCTCAGCGCCGCGTTCTACGGCGCGAACCGCGAAGGCTCGACCGTCAGCCAGGGCACCCGCGACGAGTTCTGGCTGTGGAGCATGACGGTGGGCATCAAGGGCGCCTACGACTGCGTCAAGGCGTTCTCCGAGACGGACACCACCGAGGACCTCAAGAAGATCGACGTCCCCACGCTGATCGTGCACGGCGACGACGACCAGATCGTGCCCATCGTGGCTGCCGGTGCCAAGAGCTCGAAGCTGGTCAAGGGAGCGGTTTACAAGGTGTACGAGGGAGCCCCGCACGGGCTGGCGATGGTGCCCAAGTTCGCCGAGCGGTTCAACGCCGACCTGCTGGACTTCGCGCGCGGCTGAGCCGTCCGCGGCGCCGCGCCCGCGCCCTGACCCGCGTCACCCCGAGCGCGACCGGTCGCGCGCCGCACGACTCCGGTCCCCCGGCGCCCGGCCCGGCCGGTCCGCCCGGGCCGAGGGCACCGGCGGCGGTCCGGTCCGCGTCTCCCCGCCGGGCGCACCCCGCCCGTGACGGCGGCGCCGGACGCGTTCACCGCGGGCCACCAGCCGGAGCCCGGCCAGCACGGCGAAGCGGTCCTGCTGCGCCCGGGCGGCCTCGTCGAGCTCCTCCATCAGCCGGTGGGAACGGTGCTCCAGGGCCAGCTCGTCCAGGATGCGGTCCACCTCGGCGAGCAGGGACCCGTGCAGTTGCCAGGCCCCCGGATGCTGCCGCACGCGGTCGAGCAGCATGTCGGCGGCCTTCTCCCGGCTCGCGCGGGCCGCCGCGAGCTCCGCGGCCAGCCGGGCCTCGGCCTCCTCCGCGTTGCTGCTGACCTGCGTGGTCACCAGGACGGCGAAGCTGACGAGCGCCCCGCCGAGGTGGGCGAAGAGCTCCTCCAGGGCGACCGCCACATCGCGGTCGAACAGCGGCTCGTCCGCGCCGCGCCGCTTGGCGAGATCGGTCAGCGACCGCGCCAGGACGCGCAGGACCACCACGCAGATCTCCAGGGTGTCGAGACCGGTCCGCAGCACCACCCGCGACAACAGCGCTTCCCTGACCCGGGGATTGAGCCGCAGGCTGTCCTCGGCCCGGCGCAGCGCGGCGTCCACCTCGGCGACGTCCTGGTCCAGCCGCCGCGCCTCGTGCAGCCGTGCCGCGGCACGCTCCACCGCGGCGGGGGAGTCCAGTTCCTCGGCGCAGCACAGCAGGAGATGACGCATACGGCGGGCGAGGTCCTCGATCGACGCCCCGGCGGTCCCCACCCACACGGGCGGCGCGAACAGCACGTTGAGCAGCAGGCCCACCCCTGCCCCGATGAGGGTCTCCAGCACGCGGTCCCATGCCTGCTCCGTCAACTGGCTCACCCCGAGCACCAGCATCGCGCTGATGGCCACCTCGTTGACGAACTCCTCGACCCGCACGAACTGCCCGATGGCCAGCGCCGCGAGGATGATCAGCCCCAGGCTCCACCACGTCAGGCCGACCAGCGCGCTGAACCCGACGGCGATCAGCACACCGACCACCACGGAGTTCACCCGGCGGATGCCGGTGGTGAGCGTGGAGTAGAGCGTCACCTGCACGACGAGCAGGGCGGTGAGCGGCGCCGTCAGCGGGGCAGACTCGCTACTGACGTGCACGGCGATCACGTAGGAGATGGTCGCGGCGACGGTGGCCCGCGCCGTCAGGGTGACCACCGGGTCCCGGCTGCGGCGGGCCAACCAGGTCACGGCATCACATATAGGCATCTTCTGCCTTTTCCCGAACAAAAACCGCGTATACCTGCGGATGTCGCTCCCGGTCCCCGGGCATCGGGTCGGGGCCGCCGCAGGAACCGGTGGCTACGCCGGGAAGCTGTCGAGCGGCGCCGCCTCCAGCAGTGCCGTCAGTTCCGCGCGGTGCAGGCCCGCTATCGGGGCCACCAGGTCCGGGTGGCGCAGGAGGGCGGCCGCCGCGCGGTCGTGGGCGCCGGGGGTGGTGAGCCGGAGGGCGTCACCGGCGAGGGAGGCACCGTGTTCGGTGGCCGCGAGGGCCGTCACCGCGGAGGCGGCCAGCTCCGGGTCGGCGAGCAGGCAGGCCGCCCAGCTCACGACGACCTCGTCCACCCAGGTGCGCCAGCCGGCCTCGACGTCTGCGGCGTCCTCGTCGACGACCCCGGCGCCGGCGACCCGGTCCAGCCCGTCGGCGCCGCCGGGCGGCAGCAGTCCGAGCAGGGCGGCGTCCACCGCCGTCGGGTAGCGCAGGGCGGCGGCGACCATGGCGGCCTGGCGGGCCTGCGCCTCGGCCAGCGCACGGCTGAGGGCTCCGCCGGTCGCCGGATAGGCGGCCAGCAGCCACCGGGTGGCCGCGGCGATGACCGACGAGAACTCACTGTGCATGCCGAACGAACCGTCCTCCGTGCGCGTGGGTGCCGCGCCCGTCCGGCGCGCGGCGCGGCCAGCGTACGCAAAGTCGTGCTTTCGCGACATGAGCCGCATCACGCCGGCTCCGGGCGAGGACCCGGCGCAGGGTTCCCGGAGGAACGGGGACCCTGCGCCGCCGCCCCTGCGGCCGGAGGTCAGGACCGGCCGCGGCCGCTCACGAAGTCGCGGGCCCGGTCGACGAGGCCCGCGCCCGGGGCGAGGAGCTTGTTGGCGGGAGGGGTGTGCGGTGCCGCCGGGTGGGGCCGGGTGGGGGCGAGGGACTTGGCGCGGCGCACCTTGTCGCCCAGGTCGTCGAGCGCCTCGGGGGAACAGGCGCTGCTGAGCCCGGGGAAGAGCGTGCCCTCCTCGTCCTGGACGTGCGCGGTGACCTCGTCCATCAGCCGCATCAGCAGGGGGTGGAACCGGCCGTCGTTCGGTGGCAGCTGCTCCAGCTCCTTCAGCAGTTCCTCGATCCTGGCGTGGTCCGCGATCTCCTTGTCCGCGATGCGGTCCCCGCCCTCGACGTGCTCGCGGACGGCAGGGTAGAGGTACTGCTCCTCCGCCACCGAGTGCCGCACCAGCTCGATGGTCACCTCGTCCACCAGCTCCCGCAGCGCCGGGTCGCCGGTCGACATCGACTGCATGCGGTCGAAGATCTCCTCGACCTCGCGGTGGTCGGCCAGCAGCTCAGCGATCACGTTTCCGCCGTGTCCCATTCCCTCACGCCTTTCCGTGCGGCAGTACGGCCCGGGCGTGCGCCGGGGCCGAACCCCATGCATTCCACCCTGCCGGTGCCGAGCCCACCCGGGGACGCGGTCACCACCCGCCCGGCGGCACCTGATCACAGGCGCCCCCGCGGCCGGCGGTGCGGGTCCGCGCGGGCGATCAGGAGGGCGACGTCGTCGTGGTCGTCGGCGCCCCTCAGCTCCCGCAGGAGCCGGTCGCAGGTCTCCTCCACCGAGGCGTCCGGTGTGCGGAGCAGGGTCAGGAGCAGTTCGAGGCGCTCGTCGATCGGGTCGTCGCGGGTCTCCACGAGCCCGTCGGTGTACAGCACGAGACGGTCCCCGGGCGCGAGCGTGATGCTCGTGCTCTCGAACGGCACGCCGCCGACGCCCAGGGGCGTCCCCGTCGGCAGGTCGAGCAGTTCGGGGGAGCCGTCGCCGTGCACCAGGACCGGGGGCAGGTGCCCGGCGGTCGCCAGGTGGCACTCGGCCGTGCGCGCGTCGTACAGGGCGTACACGCACGTCGCGATGTACGGGTCGAGGCCGCGCGTGATCTTGTCGAGGTGGCCCAGCACCGTGGCCGGGTCCAGGTCGAGCTCGGCCAGTGTCGAGGTGGCGGTGCGCAGCCGCCCCATGGTCGTGGCGGCGTCGATGCCGCTGCCCATGACGTCGCCGACGACCAGCGCGGTCCGCTCGTCGTCGAGCGGGATGACGTCGTACCAGTCCCCGCCCACCTTGCTCCTGGCCTGCGCGGGCCGGTAGCGGGCGGCGACCTCCAGACCGGGATGGTACGGCTGCGGCTCCGGGAGGAGGCTGCGCTGCAGGGTCTCGGCGGTGTTGCGCACCTGCTGGTACCAGCGGGCGTTGTCGATGCACACGGCCGCACGCGCGGCCAGCTCGCAGGCGAGGGTCAGGTCGTCCTCGTCGAAGGAAGCGTGCGTACGGGCCCGGCTCATGCCCAGCACGCCCAGGACCTCGCCGCGGGCGATGAGCGGGATCGCCATGCACGAGTGCACACCGGCGTCGGCGAGGAGCCGCGCCGATTCGGGGTCGGGGGTGATGCGCTCGAGGTCGTGCTGACCGGCGTGGGCGATCATGTGCGGGCGGAGCGTGCGCACGCACTGGGCGGAGAGATGCTCCGCGTGGTACGTGACGACCTCGCCCGGGGCCGGGACGGCGCGGGCCGCCTCCGTGGCGTAGGCGGCCCTGATCGCCAGGGAGCGGAACACCGGCGGGTCCTGCCGGC includes:
- a CDS encoding SpoIIE family protein phosphatase → MSDTDRYTTGPERLDGVSTSPSGLMDLLGVAAVLLEGDGRVDMWSPQAEALFGYTAEEAVGQYAAHLLVHDAQRKLVIGLFSEIMKTGESWAGSFPVRRKDGSRRLVEFRNMRLMDSLGDYYILGLATDQSTMREVEQEVALSTRLISQSPIGIAVLDTGLRYLSLNPALARFHGTSVQDHLGRPFRSVLPGHDYRAVEAEMRQVLASGVPMVDRYTVGRTPSDPRSEHAWAVSLYRLEDHRGHVLGLAEVVVDITERHRAAAEADRARRRLAMIADGSARIGTALEVEPTVRELVEVVVPDLADLAAVDILDSVLDQRAPAGRQDPPVFRSLAIRAAYATEAARAVPAPGEVVTYHAEHLSAQCVRTLRPHMIAHAGQHDLERITPDPESARLLADAGVHSCMAIPLIARGEVLGVLGMSRARTHASFDEDDLTLACELAARAAVCIDNARWYQQVRNTAETLQRSLLPEPQPYHPGLEVAARYRPAQARSKVGGDWYDVIPLDDERTALVVGDVMGSGIDAATTMGRLRTATSTLAELDLDPATVLGHLDKITRGLDPYIATCVYALYDARTAECHLATAGHLPPVLVHGDGSPELLDLPTGTPLGVGGVPFESTSITLAPGDRLVLYTDGLVETRDDPIDERLELLLTLLRTPDASVEETCDRLLRELRGADDHDDVALLIARADPHRRPRGRL
- a CDS encoding alpha/beta hydrolase, which produces MPYATAKDGTQIFFKDWGTGQPVVFSHGWPLTADAWDPQLKWMVDHGFRGVAHDRRGGGRSGQPWEGNDLDTYADDLAAVIEELDLRDVILVGHSTGGGEVTRYMGRHGTGRVAKAVLVGAIPPLMLKTQANPEGLPIEVFDEIREGVATDRSQFYRDLSAAFYGANREGSTVSQGTRDEFWLWSMTVGIKGAYDCVKAFSETDTTEDLKKIDVPTLIVHGDDDQIVPIVAAGAKSSKLVKGAVYKVYEGAPHGLAMVPKFAERFNADLLDFARG
- a CDS encoding NAD(P)-dependent oxidoreductase, with translation MDVGFIGLGIMGQPMALRLAGSGTPLVVWNRTAARCAPLRAAGAEVADGPGEVFDRARVVVLMLADGAAVDAVLGRGTPDFAARVAGHVVVHMGTTSPAYSRGLEAAVRAAGGRYVEAPVSGSRKPAEAGQLVAMLAGDPAAVEEVRPLLAPMSRESFACGPVPGALLMKLSVNLFLITMVTGLTEAFHFAERQGLDTGQFLSVLDAGPMASAVSRMKAPKLRERDFSAQAAAADVLHNNRLIAEAARASGLASPLLDVCHALFDETVEQGDGRADMVAVLRAIEARTDVAGDLVAEVRGGGVR
- a CDS encoding FAD-dependent oxidoreductase, which encodes MTAYDYIVVGGGTAGCVLAARLSEDGRARVLLLEAGPARAAKRSAAPPRWMRLIGSGMDWGDRTVAQRGAGSAVLPYPRGKALGGSSSINAMVHLRGHRAGYDAWEKAGATGWNFGTLLPYLRRSERAAGRDPEFRGTEGPMRVAPPHRVHPLSPACLSAVQAAGHPISTDLNGRHQQGGGWLDLNIVDGARQSAADAYLRPVLHRPGLTVVTGAQVHRLLLHHGRCTGVEYSRDGVLERAEANLEVVLTAGAVGSPHLLMLSGVGPPDELRSHGIGVEADLREVGSNLHDHPVTVVNFSAARTVPTPTGPAFDAAAALCSTHADTAPDIQVLFLCAPYVPPPLEGAENGYSFVVGLMTPRSRGSVRLAGADPRSAPLVDPNFLSARSDVESLIRGVRMAQEIGSEQVLKVWRKEEVLPGPAAFSHGLLEDYVRRSVGSFYHPGGTCRMGSDDHAVVDPELRVNGVSGLRVADASVMPSAVSAHPNATVLAVAERAADLIRGEGGDGLTGRAAA
- a CDS encoding aromatic acid exporter family protein, which translates into the protein MPICDAVTWLARRSRDPVVTLTARATVAATISYVIAVHVSSESAPLTAPLTALLVVQVTLYSTLTTGIRRVNSVVVGVLIAVGFSALVGLTWWSLGLIILAALAIGQFVRVEEFVNEVAISAMLVLGVSQLTEQAWDRVLETLIGAGVGLLLNVLFAPPVWVGTAGASIEDLARRMRHLLLCCAEELDSPAAVERAAARLHEARRLDQDVAEVDAALRRAEDSLRLNPRVREALLSRVVLRTGLDTLEICVVVLRVLARSLTDLAKRRGADEPLFDRDVAVALEELFAHLGGALVSFAVLVTTQVSSNAEEAEARLAAELAAARASREKAADMLLDRVRQHPGAWQLHGSLLAEVDRILDELALEHRSHRLMEELDEAARAQQDRFAVLAGLRLVARGERVRRRRHGRGAPGGETRTGPPPVPSARADRPGRAPGDRSRAARDRSRSG
- a CDS encoding serine/threonine-protein phosphatase, yielding MLAGLLAESHLMALEQLPAKVAEHAEPAGLAHVTIYLSDLQRHVLRNLAEEGAGECGHRNHSSELRIEGTVPGRAFQYGRLLPAVSACPGKCRWWAPLLGGSERLGLLRVTTEGDDDRTREDVQSLADAVALIVTAKRDYSDAYARTVRTETMNVAAEMQWRLLPPRSYSDGRVVISAALEPAYRVGGDAFDYALDGPLVHLSIFDAMGHDTAAGLTASLAMGASRNARRRHAELVEVTEEIEKVLVEQFEGTRYATGVVARLDTGTGLFEWVNRGHHPPILIRGGRWVAELACSPGDPMGLGLGVAPQVCREQLEPGDRLVFYTDGIPEARTTTGGEFGLSGFLDFLIRHHADRLPLPETLCRLMRRVSDHQVGEFQDDATVLFCAWLGCSPDSTERAAAVAGVPLPLRPTDGAPDPVPAIGGELPGPADVMAQDRRS
- a CDS encoding SsgA family sporulation/cell division regulator codes for the protein MRALTEHLSLRLIIGTRRFLDLSADCRYRSDDPYIVRMRFGHGDGADEAEWVLSRELLLAGLAASAGDGDVHVEPGDHAHTLITLAAPGGTAVLQVATGELARFLAATAELVPLGTEGGHIDWDACIAGLLSA
- a CDS encoding TetR/AcrR family transcriptional regulator — its product is MTGSERGPRERMVFSAAQLIRRGGVTATGMREVAAHAQAPRGSLQYYFPGGKEQMVNEAVGWAGRYAGNRVARFLAALPEPTPGGLFTAMVGQWTDEFLTSGYDAGCPVAAATVDCAGTSEATRTAAAAAFATWTGPVAGALEEMGVPAGRAASLATLMISAVEGAVVIARAERDVRALTTVARELGPLLDASVAPER
- a CDS encoding hemerythrin domain-containing protein → MGHGGNVIAELLADHREVEEIFDRMQSMSTGDPALRELVDEVTIELVRHSVAEEQYLYPAVREHVEGGDRIADKEIADHARIEELLKELEQLPPNDGRFHPLLMRLMDEVTAHVQDEEGTLFPGLSSACSPEALDDLGDKVRRAKSLAPTRPHPAAPHTPPANKLLAPGAGLVDRARDFVSGRGRS